GAGCTTTATTGGCGCGAACAAGGTGGCCGGCTGATGCAGACTGTCCTGCTGCACCTGATGATCCAATGCGCGCTGTGGTCGTTGATGGCGATTGGCGGCAACACCGTGGCCATCGGCGATATCCATCGCTACACCGTGGTCGACATGCACTGGATCACCGACGCGCAATTCGTCGCGTTCTTCGCCCTGTCCCAGGCATTGCCGGGGCCCAACGGCATGTTCCTGGTGTTTATCGGCCAGCAGGCGGCAGGGTTGCCCGGCGCGCTGGTGGCGCTGCTGGCCAAGTTGGTGCCCTGCTCGATGCTGGCGTACGTCGGCGCCGGCTGGCTGGAGCGGCATACCCAAACGCCGTGGGTGCAGCGGGTCAAACGCAGCCTGCTGCCGATCTCCATCGGCCTGATCCTCGCCTCAACCTACATCCTGATGAACAGCCTGGAAAACAACGCGACCAGCCTGGTGCTGACCCTGGCCAGCGCCGCCGTGGTCTATTACACGCGGCTCAACGCGATCTGGCTGATCATCGTCGGCGTGTTGCTGGGCCTGGGCAGTGCATGGCTGGGAGTGAACTGGTTTTAGGGGCACAATCGAGGGTATTCGAACAAGAGCCACGGCCATGCTGATCGACGAAGAATTCACCCTCAAGAAGCTCGAGATCTTCCTGGCGTTTATGCGCACCGGCAACCTGGCCCGCGCCGCCGCCGAGCTGCAAACCAGCAACGTCAGCGTGCACCGCGCCATCCACTCGCTGGAAAACGCGCTGCGCTGCCCGCTGTTCAAACACGAAGGACGCAACCTCACGCCGCTGGAAAGCGCCTACGTGCTGGAAGAGCGCGCGCAAAAACTGGTAGCCGATGTGGTCGACAGCGTGCGCCTGACCCGCGAAGCCGCGGGGTTCTCCGCCGAGCGCTTCAAACTCGGCTCGCTGTATTCGCTGACAGTGAAAACTGTGCCGCAGCTGATCATGGGCCTGAAAATCAGGCGCAGCGAACTCAATATCGACCTGATCCTGGGCTCCAACTTCGACCTGCTCTATAAGCTGAAGAACATGGAAGTCGACGCGATCCTGATCTCCCTCGACGAACGCGCCAACGACCCTGATTGCGAGCAGATCGCGCTGTTCACCGACGACATCTTCCTCGCCACCCCAGCCGATTCACCCTTCGACCGCGAGCAGGAAATCGACCTGGCGGATGTGCGCGACGCCACGTTCATTACCCTCACCCAAGGCTTCGCCACGCACCAGGATGGCAACCGCGTGTTCAAGCAGGCGGGGTTCGAGCCGAAGGTGGCGATGCAGGTGA
The sequence above is a segment of the Pseudomonas sp. R76 genome. Coding sequences within it:
- a CDS encoding chromate transporter, with protein sequence MQTVLLHLMIQCALWSLMAIGGNTVAIGDIHRYTVVDMHWITDAQFVAFFALSQALPGPNGMFLVFIGQQAAGLPGALVALLAKLVPCSMLAYVGAGWLERHTQTPWVQRVKRSLLPISIGLILASTYILMNSLENNATSLVLTLASAAVVYYTRLNAIWLIIVGVLLGLGSAWLGVNWF
- a CDS encoding LysR family transcriptional regulator; this encodes MLIDEEFTLKKLEIFLAFMRTGNLARAAAELQTSNVSVHRAIHSLENALRCPLFKHEGRNLTPLESAYVLEERAQKLVADVVDSVRLTREAAGFSAERFKLGSLYSLTVKTVPQLIMGLKIRRSELNIDLILGSNFDLLYKLKNMEVDAILISLDERANDPDCEQIALFTDDIFLATPADSPFDREQEIDLADVRDATFITLTQGFATHQDGNRVFKQAGFEPKVAMQVNDIFTLLSMVSSGVGYALLPGRIAAVYENRVKLIPLQARYRLQQQIGVVFLKAKERDPNLLALLAECRMYANRHA